Proteins encoded by one window of Ulvibacter sp. MAR_2010_11:
- the ribB gene encoding 3,4-dihydroxy-2-butanone-4-phosphate synthase yields MSIQLNTISEAIEDIKNGKIIIVVDDENRENEGDFIAAAERVTPEMINFMATNGRGLICAPLTEERCNALDLNMMVENNTVLHHTQFTVSVDLIGYGCTTGISVHDRAKTIQALVDPTTKPSDLGRPGHIFPLKAKTGGVLRRTGHTEATIDLARLAGLQPAGILVEILNEDGTMARLPQLMKVAKKFDLKIISIEDLVAYRMEHDSLIKKEEDFNINTRFGNYRLRAYKQTTNDQVHIALTKGTWKENEPVLVRVNATLVNGDILGTLTNNAEQKLDDMFNVINEDGKGAIVFINQQSQSLNLLKRLKELKESQTEGEVVKAPRIVMDNKDFGIGAQILHDLGIHKIRLISNSEQTKRVGMIGYGLEIMEYVAY; encoded by the coding sequence ATGTCGATTCAACTGAATACTATTTCCGAAGCCATTGAAGACATCAAGAATGGTAAGATTATTATTGTTGTAGACGATGAAAATCGCGAAAATGAGGGTGACTTTATTGCAGCCGCCGAACGTGTGACCCCCGAGATGATTAACTTTATGGCAACCAATGGCCGCGGTTTGATTTGCGCACCCCTTACCGAAGAACGCTGCAATGCCTTAGATTTGAATATGATGGTTGAAAACAATACTGTTTTACATCACACTCAGTTTACGGTTTCGGTAGATTTAATTGGTTATGGTTGTACTACGGGTATTTCGGTGCACGACAGAGCCAAAACCATTCAAGCCCTGGTTGACCCCACTACCAAACCAAGCGATTTGGGCAGACCCGGACATATTTTTCCGCTAAAAGCTAAAACAGGGGGCGTATTACGCCGTACCGGACATACCGAAGCGACAATCGACCTGGCGCGGTTGGCCGGATTGCAACCTGCAGGAATTTTAGTAGAAATCTTAAACGAGGACGGCACCATGGCAAGATTGCCGCAACTGATGAAGGTTGCCAAGAAATTCGATTTAAAAATAATCTCTATCGAGGATCTGGTTGCCTATCGAATGGAACATGATTCCTTGATTAAAAAAGAAGAAGATTTCAATATAAATACCAGGTTTGGAAATTATCGCTTAAGAGCCTACAAACAAACGACCAACGATCAGGTACATATTGCCTTAACGAAAGGAACCTGGAAGGAAAACGAACCCGTTTTGGTGCGTGTAAATGCCACTCTCGTAAACGGTGACATTCTGGGAACGCTCACCAACAATGCCGAACAGAAATTGGACGATATGTTCAATGTGATCAATGAGGACGGGAAAGGCGCCATTGTTTTTATCAATCAACAGAGTCAGTCTTTGAACTTACTAAAACGTCTCAAAGAACTCAAAGAATCTCAAACCGAAGGTGAGGTTGTAAAAGCACCCCGAATTGTAATGGACAACAAGGATTTTGGCATTGGAGCACAAATTTTACATGATCTCGGAATTCATAAAATTCGACTCATTTCTAACAGCGAGCAAACCAAGCGTGTGGGAATGATTGGCTACGGATTGGAGATTATGGAATACGTCGCTTACTAA
- a CDS encoding DUF4412 domain-containing protein, which translates to MKTKYLLSFLLCVMLSIPSAEAQFFKKLKKKAENAAERTVLNKTDREVSKTTDKTIDGVIKGGNETNKGEPEIEKEEPTDEQKQEAEKSVMSIFGGSLEGLPDTYEFQYVMDMKLTTKKDEMEMKYYIQPNATYFGNAIADERATSVIVYDMENQAMVTFMDNGTQKMAMKTRMPFDDAALKEMAKNDTNQEDIDITPLPSKTILGYHCRGYQIEQKDGVSKFYITNEAPVSFVGVFSSIEQMPKSGYNATIPFDENSMIMEMEYISNKRKRDNMHMICTKLEKDSITISKSEYKIGL; encoded by the coding sequence ATGAAAACTAAGTATCTACTCTCTTTTCTTTTATGTGTAATGCTATCTATACCATCAGCAGAAGCTCAATTCTTTAAAAAGCTAAAGAAAAAAGCCGAAAACGCCGCAGAACGAACCGTCCTCAATAAAACAGATCGGGAGGTCTCAAAAACGACCGACAAAACCATAGACGGTGTTATAAAAGGTGGCAATGAAACCAATAAGGGTGAACCAGAGATCGAAAAAGAAGAACCAACCGACGAGCAAAAGCAAGAAGCAGAGAAAAGCGTGATGTCTATATTTGGAGGGAGTTTAGAAGGTCTGCCGGATACGTACGAGTTTCAGTACGTTATGGATATGAAACTTACGACCAAAAAAGATGAAATGGAAATGAAATATTATATCCAGCCGAATGCTACCTATTTCGGCAATGCCATTGCAGACGAAAGAGCCACTAGTGTGATTGTGTACGATATGGAAAATCAGGCCATGGTTACTTTTATGGACAATGGCACTCAAAAAATGGCGATGAAAACCCGTATGCCTTTTGACGACGCCGCACTTAAAGAAATGGCTAAAAATGATACAAACCAAGAAGATATAGACATCACACCCTTGCCCAGTAAAACCATATTAGGGTACCACTGTAGGGGCTATCAAATTGAACAAAAAGACGGAGTGAGTAAATTTTATATCACCAATGAAGCACCCGTAAGTTTTGTTGGCGTATTCTCAAGTATCGAACAAATGCCCAAGTCAGGTTACAATGCTACCATTCCGTTTGATGAAAACTCGATGATCATGGAAATGGAGTATATCTCCAATAAGAGAAAACGGGATAATATGCACATGATTTGTACAAAGTTGGAGAAAGATTCTATCACTATTAGCAAGTCCGAATATAAAATAGGGCTATAA
- a CDS encoding DegT/DnrJ/EryC1/StrS aminotransferase family protein: protein MPGFEVFGAEERKHVSDVLESGVLMRYGFDGMRNGHWKAKEFEKAFAEKMQSQYCQLVSSGTSALTCALAAAGIGAGDEVIMPTFTFVASFESIMMLGAVPVLVDIDDTLTLDPKAVEAVITPKTRCVMPVHMCGSMADLNALRAICDKHGLILLEDACQALGGTYNGEPLGSIGDLGCFSFDFVKTITCGEGGGIITNNKIYAERLDQFQDHGHDHVGTDRGAESHPTLGYNFRISELHAAVGLAQLEKLDGILKAQKEHYTILRDSLAAIDGVTFRRVPEGGEENYSFLNFFLPTEALTQKAHKALKEAGVDACFYWYTNNWHYIKGWEHLRNFKSLGRLPEEIQKQMQDLNTTDFSKSDYWMGRTISSLVKICWSEAEVKQRAALIADVVKKVLS, encoded by the coding sequence ATGCCCGGATTTGAAGTTTTTGGCGCCGAAGAACGCAAACATGTAAGTGATGTTTTAGAAAGTGGAGTGCTTATGCGCTACGGTTTCGACGGAATGCGAAACGGACATTGGAAGGCCAAAGAGTTTGAAAAGGCTTTCGCCGAAAAAATGCAGTCGCAATATTGTCAGTTGGTGTCCAGTGGAACCTCCGCCTTAACCTGCGCCTTAGCTGCTGCCGGAATTGGAGCAGGGGATGAGGTTATCATGCCAACGTTCACCTTTGTAGCCAGTTTCGAATCTATTATGATGCTAGGCGCTGTTCCTGTTTTAGTAGATATCGACGATACCTTGACTCTGGACCCCAAAGCCGTGGAAGCTGTCATTACACCCAAAACACGCTGCGTAATGCCGGTGCATATGTGTGGCTCTATGGCCGACTTAAATGCTTTGAGAGCAATATGTGATAAACACGGACTTATCCTTCTTGAAGATGCCTGTCAGGCTTTAGGCGGAACGTACAACGGAGAACCTCTGGGAAGTATTGGAGATTTGGGTTGTTTCTCCTTCGATTTTGTAAAAACTATTACCTGTGGTGAAGGCGGAGGAATTATTACCAACAATAAAATCTATGCCGAGCGTTTGGATCAGTTTCAGGATCATGGACACGATCACGTGGGAACCGATAGGGGAGCAGAGTCACACCCAACGCTGGGATATAATTTTAGAATTTCCGAATTACATGCCGCCGTGGGCTTGGCGCAATTGGAAAAACTGGACGGAATTCTAAAAGCGCAAAAAGAGCATTATACAATCCTTAGAGACAGCCTTGCCGCTATCGACGGAGTTACGTTTAGACGTGTTCCGGAAGGCGGAGAAGAAAACTATTCTTTTTTGAATTTTTTCCTGCCTACTGAAGCGCTTACTCAAAAAGCCCATAAAGCATTGAAAGAAGCAGGTGTAGATGCTTGTTTTTACTGGTACACCAATAACTGGCATTACATAAAGGGGTGGGAACATCTTCGGAATTTTAAATCGTTAGGACGGCTTCCTGAAGAAATTCAAAAGCAGATGCAAGATCTCAATACAACAGACTTCTCAAAAAGTGACTACTGGATGGGAAGAACCATTTCATCTTTGGTAAAAATTTGTTGGAGTGAAGCAGAGGTGAAGCAGCGAGCTGCGTTAATTGCCGATGTTGTAAAAAAAGTGCTATCTTGA
- a CDS encoding J domain-containing protein: MAYVDYYKVLGLDNKASASEIKKAYRKMARKFHPDVNPNDPEAEKKFKEINEANEVLSNPEHRKKYDAHGKDWKHADDIDRAKQQQRQYQQNYQGGSTFEGPNDSDFSDFFESMFGNGSASSRGQNRNVKFKGQDFSAQLQLDIRDVYTTHKRTLTINGKNIRLTIPAGVEDGQIIKIKGHGGPGVNGGPKGDLNIQFVIVNNSAFKRVKNDLFKNVSVNLYTAVLGGDIQVETFNGKVKLTVKPGTQSGTKVKLKGKGFPIYKKENEFGDLFLIYDIKIPEKLSEKEQELFEELSKISTL, from the coding sequence ATGGCGTACGTTGATTATTACAAAGTATTAGGTTTAGACAATAAGGCTTCGGCGAGCGAAATAAAAAAAGCATACCGCAAAATGGCTCGAAAATTTCACCCGGATGTCAATCCGAACGATCCTGAAGCCGAAAAGAAATTTAAGGAAATCAATGAAGCCAATGAGGTACTTAGCAATCCCGAGCATCGTAAAAAATACGACGCACATGGGAAAGATTGGAAGCATGCCGATGATATCGATCGAGCAAAGCAGCAACAACGTCAATATCAACAAAATTATCAAGGTGGAAGTACGTTTGAAGGGCCAAATGATTCAGATTTTTCAGACTTTTTTGAGTCGATGTTTGGTAATGGTAGCGCTTCATCGAGAGGGCAAAATCGCAATGTAAAATTTAAAGGGCAAGATTTTAGTGCTCAATTGCAATTGGACATACGCGATGTCTACACTACACACAAGCGGACTTTAACTATAAATGGCAAGAATATTCGCCTAACGATCCCTGCTGGAGTAGAGGACGGACAAATTATAAAAATTAAGGGTCACGGTGGTCCGGGAGTGAATGGAGGCCCAAAAGGAGATCTAAATATTCAATTTGTTATAGTGAATAATTCAGCTTTTAAAAGAGTAAAGAATGATTTATTCAAAAATGTTTCGGTTAACTTATATACTGCCGTTTTAGGTGGCGACATACAAGTAGAAACTTTTAATGGAAAAGTGAAACTCACTGTAAAGCCCGGCACTCAGTCCGGAACCAAAGTAAAGCTAAAAGGTAAAGGTTTCCCTATTTATAAAAAAGAAAATGAATTTGGAGATTTATTTCTCATCTATGATATTAAAATTCCTGAAAAACTTTCAGAAAAAGAACAAGAATTATTTGAAGAATTATCTAAAATATCCACGCTATGA
- a CDS encoding chaperone modulator CbpM, producing the protein MKTTEYISISDLCTNYNIEISFITGLYEIGLLEWEEKNKTQFIHVERIDDVEKMIRIHRDLDVNPQGIDVIFHLLKKVENLQDEVRGLQGRLHLYEDL; encoded by the coding sequence ATGAAAACAACAGAATATATTTCGATAAGTGATCTTTGTACAAATTATAATATCGAGATTTCCTTTATCACCGGTTTATATGAAATTGGTTTGTTGGAGTGGGAAGAAAAAAATAAAACTCAATTTATACATGTGGAACGGATAGATGATGTGGAAAAAATGATACGGATTCATCGAGATCTCGATGTAAACCCTCAGGGTATTGATGTTATTTTTCATCTTCTTAAAAAAGTAGAAAACCTACAAGATGAGGTTAGAGGGCTGCAAGGCAGATTACATCTCTATGAAGATCTCTAA
- a CDS encoding NAD(P)H-dependent oxidoreductase, which translates to MISKTLDHLQWRYATKKFDPSKILSEEKLNILKESFNLTATSYGLQPLKMVVIGNPKIKEQLVPLTMKQRQVMDASHVLVFCIESEINDKFIKKYFNKVEKTRNTPRAILKPYETFLVNDFSEKSEATIDNWMEKQAYLAMGNLLTVCALEGIDACPIEGFEPEKYDTLLKLKEKGLQSVLVMPVGYRAEDDMFADFKKVRRGIDEVVIEIN; encoded by the coding sequence ATGATTTCAAAAACTCTAGATCATCTCCAATGGCGTTACGCCACCAAAAAGTTCGATCCTTCGAAAATCCTTTCCGAAGAAAAATTGAATATACTTAAAGAATCTTTTAACCTTACTGCAACTTCATACGGATTACAGCCACTAAAGATGGTTGTGATTGGAAATCCAAAAATAAAGGAGCAATTGGTTCCCTTAACAATGAAACAGAGGCAAGTGATGGATGCTTCGCATGTTTTGGTATTTTGTATTGAATCCGAAATCAATGATAAATTCATAAAAAAATATTTTAATAAAGTTGAAAAAACACGGAATACGCCACGCGCCATTCTAAAACCTTACGAGACTTTTTTGGTAAATGATTTTTCTGAAAAAAGTGAAGCTACTATCGATAATTGGATGGAAAAGCAAGCCTATCTCGCAATGGGAAACTTGCTTACCGTCTGTGCGCTCGAAGGAATTGACGCCTGTCCCATCGAGGGTTTTGAACCCGAAAAATACGACACACTGCTGAAATTAAAAGAAAAAGGACTTCAATCTGTACTCGTTATGCCGGTTGGGTATCGCGCCGAAGACGATATGTTTGCCGATTTTAAAAAAGTGCGTCGCGGCATTGATGAAGTTGTGATAGAAATAAATTAA
- a CDS encoding acyl-CoA thioesterase codes for MTTLQELKDRSETRIFKAVFPNTTNHYDTLFGGTTLHLMDEASFICATRFSRKKMVTVSTDKIDFTTPIPQGSIIELVARVDKVGRSSCVVKTEIFMEDMYSYNREKVVTGYFTFVAVGEDKKPVAIID; via the coding sequence ATGACTACCCTTCAAGAACTCAAAGACCGAAGCGAAACACGAATATTTAAAGCGGTCTTTCCCAATACCACCAATCATTACGACACCTTATTTGGAGGCACTACACTTCATTTAATGGATGAGGCTTCTTTTATATGTGCCACGCGATTTAGTCGGAAAAAAATGGTCACTGTCTCAACCGACAAAATTGATTTTACCACGCCTATTCCTCAAGGTTCCATTATTGAGTTGGTAGCAAGGGTTGACAAGGTAGGCCGCAGTAGTTGTGTAGTTAAAACCGAAATATTTATGGAAGATATGTACAGTTACAATCGCGAAAAGGTGGTGACAGGGTACTTTACTTTTGTAGCGGTTGGGGAGGATAAAAAACCAGTTGCGATAATAGATTAA
- a CDS encoding nuclear transport factor 2 family protein → MKKFVILSMMMFTIICFSQTKKNGTVYVDHPGITAVEAMQKAAVAGDAEMAGSYLADNFKYFNGNNTDPSDEGATKENFLGWIKWNKENLSYASISRQGEAYPDALEYKDGAVWIQTWDIVKGMHNKTGVKMNRPSHKLYNLDKAGKIAVMIEYTADPWQSIRDNSSVRKNGTLYNSHENINTVRKLLGAIENNDIETAYSYFNEKATFRNINQPRGETSTKEEDKANFKGMLEMYTFEGIDEVGYPDYLEYDINNSKVVMSWWNMRIQRKSDKKTVTLPAMYVHYFNDEGEITNETAYYSMKLFEDLMSAPKIAKK, encoded by the coding sequence ATGAAAAAATTTGTAATTCTTTCGATGATGATGTTTACCATCATCTGCTTTTCTCAAACCAAAAAAAACGGAACCGTCTATGTTGATCATCCCGGGATAACCGCAGTTGAGGCAATGCAAAAAGCAGCTGTAGCAGGCGACGCTGAAATGGCAGGATCTTATCTTGCAGACAATTTTAAGTATTTTAATGGAAATAACACTGATCCTAGTGACGAAGGGGCAACTAAAGAAAACTTTCTTGGCTGGATTAAATGGAATAAAGAAAACCTATCCTATGCCAGTATTTCCCGACAGGGTGAAGCGTATCCCGATGCCCTTGAGTATAAAGACGGTGCAGTCTGGATTCAGACATGGGATATAGTAAAAGGAATGCACAATAAGACCGGGGTTAAAATGAATCGACCTTCTCACAAGTTGTACAATCTGGATAAGGCGGGTAAAATTGCTGTGATGATAGAATATACTGCCGATCCATGGCAAAGCATTCGCGACAATTCTTCAGTTCGTAAAAATGGTACGTTGTACAATAGTCATGAAAACATCAACACAGTTCGCAAATTGCTCGGAGCCATTGAAAATAATGATATAGAAACGGCGTATAGCTACTTCAACGAGAAAGCTACTTTCAGAAATATAAATCAGCCCCGAGGTGAAACATCTACGAAGGAAGAAGACAAGGCCAACTTTAAAGGAATGCTGGAAATGTATACATTCGAAGGAATTGATGAAGTGGGGTATCCTGACTATCTTGAATACGACATCAATAATTCAAAAGTGGTGATGTCATGGTGGAATATGAGAATCCAACGCAAGTCCGATAAAAAAACGGTGACTCTTCCTGCCATGTACGTTCACTATTTTAATGATGAAGGTGAAATTACGAACGAGACGGCTTATTACAGCATGAAGTTATTCGAAGATCTAATGAGCGCACCAAAGATTGCGAAAAAATAG
- a CDS encoding YoaK family protein, with protein sequence MFRHQGKSRTLKHNLQIAIVLSFVAGIVNVTGFLAFNQLTTNVTGHFALFMYDLAHFEFWKGTVYFLYIFVFLLGSFVSGFLIEKYKKNKKLNVFVLPTLIECLVLTAIVFLNYFSEIKYPDLIVCSLLFAMGIQNSFVTKISNAVVRTTHLTGLFTDLGIELSQLFFPDSHPYREKIKATIKLRIYIISFFFLGGLVGGFFYSRLDLELNTLIFGVVILLISLFYDDFRYRIIRTKRKYRQRKIAHANG encoded by the coding sequence ATGTTCAGACATCAAGGCAAAAGCAGAACGTTAAAACATAACCTGCAAATTGCAATAGTTTTGTCCTTTGTAGCGGGTATTGTAAATGTTACAGGGTTTCTGGCCTTTAATCAATTGACAACGAATGTAACCGGCCATTTTGCTCTGTTTATGTACGATCTTGCTCATTTCGAGTTTTGGAAAGGAACTGTGTACTTTCTTTATATTTTTGTGTTCCTTTTAGGCTCTTTTGTGTCTGGTTTTTTAATTGAGAAATACAAAAAGAATAAAAAACTAAATGTATTTGTCTTACCCACACTAATCGAATGTTTGGTCTTAACAGCGATCGTATTTCTAAATTATTTTTCAGAAATAAAATACCCCGATTTAATCGTTTGTTCACTGCTTTTTGCAATGGGAATTCAGAACTCTTTTGTTACAAAAATTTCTAATGCGGTCGTAAGAACAACACACCTAACTGGCCTTTTTACCGATTTAGGCATTGAATTGTCTCAACTTTTCTTCCCTGATTCTCATCCTTATCGAGAAAAAATCAAAGCCACTATAAAATTACGCATTTATATAATTTCCTTTTTCTTTCTTGGTGGATTGGTCGGCGGATTCTTTTATTCAAGATTAGACTTGGAATTAAATACGCTGATTTTTGGAGTGGTTATTTTGCTAATCAGCTTATTTTATGATGATTTTAGATATAGAATTATTAGAACAAAAAGAAAATATAGACAAAGAAAAATTGCGCATGCCAATGGCTAA
- a CDS encoding alpha/beta fold hydrolase, translating into MKETLLLLHGALGSKDQFNASKKRLEETYNVHAINFEGHGGTAYGSEFSIRLFTDNVIDHIKANSINEVTIFGYSMGGYVALNVALKLPEKVKKIYTLGTKFKWDRESAEIEVKMLNPNKIEEKIPLFAENLKQVHYPQDWKVVMNMTADMMLNMAKGAKLVDDDLKKINQKVIIGIGSLDTMVSYEESAYASNILPNSKLIQLDGVKHPIDQIETDELINFIMSN; encoded by the coding sequence ATGAAAGAAACACTTTTACTATTGCACGGAGCATTAGGCAGCAAAGATCAATTCAACGCTTCGAAGAAAAGATTAGAAGAAACTTATAATGTACACGCCATAAATTTTGAAGGACATGGAGGGACAGCATATGGGAGTGAGTTTTCAATTCGATTATTTACAGATAATGTCATAGATCATATAAAAGCAAATTCAATTAATGAAGTAACAATTTTTGGATATAGTATGGGAGGATATGTGGCTTTAAATGTGGCATTGAAACTACCTGAAAAAGTCAAAAAAATTTATACTCTTGGCACAAAGTTTAAATGGGATAGAGAGTCGGCAGAAATTGAAGTTAAAATGTTAAATCCCAATAAAATTGAAGAAAAAATACCGCTCTTCGCCGAAAATTTAAAGCAGGTGCATTACCCACAAGATTGGAAAGTCGTCATGAATATGACGGCCGATATGATGCTAAATATGGCAAAAGGCGCCAAATTAGTTGATGATGATCTAAAAAAAATAAATCAAAAAGTAATCATTGGTATTGGAAGTCTAGACACTATGGTAAGCTATGAAGAATCAGCTTATGCTTCAAATATATTACCAAATTCTAAACTAATACAACTTGACGGTGTAAAACACCCTATTGACCAAATCGAAACAGATGAATTAATAAATTTTATAATGTCAAATTAG
- a CDS encoding universal stress protein, with protein sequence MKNILLPTDFSANSLNAIDYAMRFFANWTCNFYILNVQKVSEYISDDLISGSKTDTIYDSIVTDNKRLIIQLVKKLSKQYKSQSYTFHGLFDYDDFVSAVDQAVKFHSIDLIIMGTNGATGAKEVIFGSNTLQIVRNIACPTITIPENYTYTNIKSTLFSTKYCEDFSFEGIKIFKEMLNMHQCELNVLEIDDDAIITSVKEDNECLRALFTEYPYTYYRLQTIPGLIAVNTATQLLKVDLHAVFIEKETFLERLMFGSDSSQLVYRTLIPLLFLHR encoded by the coding sequence ATGAAAAACATCCTATTACCTACAGACTTTTCAGCAAATTCACTTAACGCTATCGATTATGCGATGCGCTTTTTTGCAAATTGGACCTGCAATTTCTATATACTCAATGTGCAGAAAGTTTCAGAATACATAAGTGATGATCTTATATCTGGTTCCAAAACGGATACAATTTACGATAGTATAGTGACCGACAATAAAAGGTTGATAATTCAACTAGTAAAAAAACTGAGTAAGCAGTACAAATCGCAGTCCTATACTTTTCATGGCTTATTTGATTACGATGATTTTGTTTCGGCGGTAGATCAAGCTGTCAAATTTCATTCCATCGATCTTATCATTATGGGAACCAACGGGGCAACCGGGGCGAAAGAAGTCATCTTTGGCAGTAACACACTACAAATAGTTCGAAATATAGCCTGTCCAACAATTACTATCCCGGAAAACTACACGTACACAAATATTAAAAGCACTTTGTTTTCTACAAAATATTGTGAGGATTTTTCTTTTGAAGGAATTAAGATTTTTAAAGAAATGTTAAACATGCATCAGTGCGAACTCAATGTCTTAGAGATTGATGATGATGCGATTATTACTTCTGTTAAGGAAGACAATGAATGCCTTCGGGCGTTATTTACTGAATATCCATATACTTATTACCGCCTTCAAACTATTCCGGGACTTATTGCAGTAAATACTGCGACACAACTTTTAAAAGTAGATCTTCACGCAGTATTTATTGAGAAAGAGACGTTCTTAGAGCGATTAATGTTTGGCTCCGATTCTTCACAACTGGTATACCGAACCTTAATTCCTCTGCTGTTTTTACATCGATAA
- a CDS encoding NAD(P)-dependent oxidoreductase: protein MKVLIYSTKPFEIPLLELANNGVHDLHFTEKRLTSDTAMLALNYNAISIFSADDASNIVLEKLRDFGVKYITLRSAGHDNINLKTAGSLGFKVANSPNYSPNAIAEHAIALLLSFNRKIALAQNQTLNNNFLLDNLIGFDLIRKTVGVMGTGKIGSVLVKILHGFGCTILANDISSNEQLVRGYGVVYSSKEQLSKEAEIIFICLPLNQITHHMFDEEYLSKFRKKPIIVNVARGAIVKTNEILKALDTGIISGYITDVYEREHGVFFYNRSSDIPNDPTLHHLIRHPKTLVTPHQAFATNEALQNIASATFDNLNAWENDKHSVNKLV from the coding sequence ATGAAAGTATTGATTTATAGTACAAAACCATTTGAGATACCTCTGCTTGAATTGGCGAATAATGGAGTTCATGACCTTCACTTTACTGAAAAACGACTCACATCAGATACAGCAATGCTGGCATTAAATTATAATGCCATTTCTATTTTTTCGGCAGACGACGCTTCAAATATTGTCCTTGAGAAATTGCGTGATTTTGGTGTCAAGTATATAACACTTCGTTCTGCGGGTCACGATAACATAAATTTAAAAACGGCAGGATCCTTAGGATTTAAAGTTGCTAATTCACCAAATTATTCCCCTAATGCGATTGCCGAACACGCCATAGCGTTACTTCTATCATTTAATAGAAAGATAGCTTTAGCACAAAATCAAACACTTAATAACAATTTTCTTTTAGATAATTTGATTGGGTTTGATTTAATTAGAAAAACCGTTGGCGTTATGGGAACAGGAAAGATTGGAAGTGTTCTCGTTAAAATTTTACACGGATTTGGATGTACTATTTTGGCCAATGATATCAGCAGCAATGAACAATTGGTAAGAGGTTATGGGGTAGTGTATAGTTCTAAAGAGCAACTCTCCAAAGAAGCGGAGATTATTTTTATTTGCTTACCCTTAAATCAAATTACCCATCATATGTTCGATGAAGAGTACCTCTCCAAGTTTAGGAAAAAACCTATAATTGTAAATGTTGCACGTGGCGCTATTGTTAAAACGAATGAAATTTTAAAGGCGCTTGATACAGGTATTATTAGTGGATACATAACCGATGTATATGAGCGTGAACATGGAGTATTCTTTTATAATCGCTCCAGTGACATCCCTAACGACCCAACATTACATCACCTTATACGTCATCCTAAAACCTTGGTGACACCCCATCAGGCCTTTGCTACGAATGAGGCTTTACAAAATATTGCTTCAGCAACGTTCGACAATTTAAATGCCTGGGAAAATGACAAGCATTCCGTAAACAAGCTTGTATAA
- a CDS encoding OsmC family protein has product MEKHNYNVDINWRQDRKGIMCSPELADGSTPSSNCIEVATPPEFPKGIPHIWSPEHLFTASVSSCLMTTFLAIAENSKLDFTGFSCKSQGILDIIDGKYAMVEVILKPIITIKAEKDRGRAQRIVQKSEAACLISNSIKSKITMEIEIMVESQ; this is encoded by the coding sequence ATGGAAAAACACAATTATAATGTAGATATCAATTGGCGACAAGACAGGAAAGGGATAATGTGCTCGCCCGAATTAGCCGATGGCAGTACACCATCTTCCAATTGTATAGAAGTTGCCACACCCCCGGAGTTTCCAAAGGGGATACCGCATATTTGGTCTCCTGAACATTTGTTCACGGCTTCTGTAAGTAGTTGCCTAATGACAACTTTTTTGGCGATTGCCGAAAACTCTAAACTGGACTTTACCGGCTTCAGCTGCAAATCACAAGGCATTCTGGATATAATAGACGGAAAGTATGCAATGGTCGAAGTGATACTGAAACCCATTATTACCATTAAAGCTGAAAAAGACCGGGGGCGTGCACAAAGAATCGTTCAAAAGTCCGAAGCAGCTTGTTTAATTTCCAATTCAATAAAATCTAAAATAACAATGGAAATCGAAATAATGGTAGAGTCTCAGTGA